In the Deinococcus ficus genome, one interval contains:
- a CDS encoding barstar family protein, translated as MIQIFNGPPEGLQRAPHELRMLAAGHRVAVREVAFTGVHHKEGLMMAFLGGLALTDHFGRNWDALFDVLTDPGQFPRDLALVLCDYPYFRRKHARLAADLETVLLDAQARAAETGRRLWLLVQESDAHPDARL; from the coding sequence ATGATCCAGATCTTCAACGGGCCCCCGGAGGGCCTGCAACGCGCGCCGCACGAGCTGCGCATGCTGGCCGCCGGGCACCGCGTGGCCGTGCGGGAGGTAGCGTTCACCGGCGTGCACCACAAGGAAGGCCTGATGATGGCGTTCCTGGGCGGCCTGGCGCTCACCGACCACTTCGGCCGCAACTGGGACGCGCTGTTCGACGTGCTGACCGACCCCGGGCAGTTCCCGCGGGACCTGGCGCTGGTGCTCTGCGACTACCCGTACTTCCGCCGCAAGCACGCCCGGCTGGCCGCCGACCTGGAAACGGTGCTGCTGGACGCCCAGGCCCGCGCCGCCGAGACGGGCCGGCGCCTGTGGCTGCTGGTGCAGGAGAGTGACGCCCACCCGGACGCCCGGCTCTGA
- a CDS encoding heme-dependent oxidative N-demethylase subunit alpha family protein translates to MSEGAPAVYRPFLNGRYEVSAGLFRFGQPIPWRQDGAGETHTFALDREYPRFVRSKAAAHRRALHEYAGEAGLTPELREAALTHVARTLAEDSAGALHWDGQTFRNDQLGWAARLDLRWGGIEHLERFAAPHAALVENLTPVGSLDFLGLNAPEDLAVIARGDGGDWLAATHVLSPQHWDPRDKLGRDFVAVHAPVAGSGPMNATAPRLVDAVITRGPFIRFAWGLSMGDRLDHHPASPPDADRHAATRFHPDGAFLRVERQTLTGFPAAGGALFTIRPYTTPLTQAVQTPKHAVRLAQALRSMTPEQVGYKGLQTLLPDVLAWLDARAGSPGTSRSPEGPGGGPGVHSET, encoded by the coding sequence ATGTCCGAGGGCGCCCCGGCCGTGTACCGGCCCTTCCTGAACGGCCGGTACGAGGTGTCGGCCGGCCTGTTCCGCTTCGGTCAGCCGATTCCCTGGCGGCAGGACGGGGCAGGGGAGACGCACACCTTCGCGCTGGACCGCGAGTACCCCCGCTTTGTCCGCAGCAAGGCGGCCGCGCACCGCCGCGCGCTGCACGAGTACGCCGGTGAGGCCGGCCTGACGCCCGAGCTGCGCGAGGCCGCCCTGACCCACGTGGCCCGCACGCTCGCCGAGGACAGCGCGGGCGCGCTGCACTGGGACGGCCAGACCTTCCGCAACGACCAGCTGGGCTGGGCGGCCCGCCTGGACCTCCGCTGGGGCGGCATCGAGCACCTGGAACGGTTCGCGGCGCCGCACGCCGCCCTGGTCGAGAACCTCACCCCGGTGGGCTCCCTGGACTTCCTGGGCCTGAACGCTCCGGAGGACCTCGCCGTGATCGCCCGCGGGGACGGCGGGGACTGGCTGGCGGCCACGCACGTGCTGTCCCCGCAGCACTGGGACCCCCGCGACAAGCTCGGGCGGGATTTTGTGGCGGTGCACGCCCCGGTCGCCGGGAGCGGCCCTATGAACGCCACCGCGCCCCGGCTGGTGGACGCCGTGATCACCCGGGGGCCTTTCATCCGCTTCGCGTGGGGGCTCAGCATGGGCGACCGCCTGGACCACCACCCGGCCTCCCCGCCGGATGCCGACCGGCACGCCGCCACCCGCTTCCACCCGGACGGCGCGTTCCTGCGCGTGGAGCGGCAGACGCTGACCGGTTTCCCAGCGGCGGGCGGGGCGCTGTTCACCATCCGTCCGTACACCACGCCCCTGACGCAGGCCGTGCAGACGCCGAAGCACGCGGTGCGGCTGGCGCAGGCGCTGCGGTCCATGACGCCCGAGCAGGTGGGGTACAAGGGCCTCCAGACGCTCCTCCCGGACGTGCTGGCGTGGCTGGACGCCCGCGCCGGGAGCCCCGGAACGTCAAGGAGCCCCGAAGGCCCGGGTGGCGGGCCGGGCGTACACTCCGAGACGTGA
- a CDS encoding ribonuclease domain-containing protein — protein sequence MTVRPVLLALLCTLTLGACQKPGVSPSTGTPAPTAAARDPHSGLGWVARSALPREATGVLDRIGQGGPFTYAQDGSTFGNRERLLPLQARGYYREYTVRTPGERDRGARRIVCGGQPATRLDECYYTADHYASFRRIQGAGDRP from the coding sequence GTGACCGTCCGGCCCGTCCTCCTTGCCCTGCTGTGCACCCTGACCCTGGGCGCCTGCCAGAAACCCGGCGTCTCCCCCTCCACGGGCACCCCCGCCCCCACGGCGGCGGCCCGCGACCCGCACAGCGGGCTGGGCTGGGTGGCCCGCAGCGCCCTGCCGCGCGAGGCGACCGGCGTGCTGGACCGCATCGGCCAGGGCGGCCCGTTCACGTACGCGCAGGACGGCTCGACCTTCGGCAACCGCGAGCGGCTCCTGCCGTTGCAGGCGCGCGGGTACTACCGCGAGTACACCGTCCGCACGCCCGGCGAGCGGGACCGGGGCGCCCGGCGGATCGTGTGCGGCGGTCAGCCGGCCACCCGCCTGGACGAGTGCTACTACACCGCCGACCACTACGCGTCGTTCCGCCGCATTCAGGGCGCAGGAGACCGGCCATGA
- a CDS encoding MBL fold metallo-hydrolase, whose protein sequence is MAWIHKRTVGDAEVISLTDGQFRLDGGAMFGVVPRVLWEKVAPPDDENRIQLRINPLLIRLNGENILIETGFWDQGGEKFEHIYAVDRDETIFRGLDREGLTPDDIHLVINTHLHFDHAGRNVTALGEPTFPNARYVVQKQELHDARHPHERSRASYIPAYYEPIADAGLFDVVDGETELRPGLKVIPLPGHNLGQQGVMLERGGETLVYTADLLTTLAHAPTAWVIGYDLYPVTNVEQRKQHFPEWHERNALICTPHDPQHPFGRLVPHPKGGYRAAPDSPEN, encoded by the coding sequence ATGGCCTGGATTCACAAGCGCACGGTCGGCGACGCCGAAGTCATCAGCCTCACGGACGGCCAGTTCCGCCTGGACGGCGGCGCCATGTTCGGCGTCGTCCCCCGCGTCCTGTGGGAGAAAGTCGCCCCACCCGACGACGAGAACCGCATCCAGCTCCGCATCAACCCCCTGCTGATCCGCCTGAACGGCGAGAACATCCTGATCGAGACCGGCTTCTGGGACCAGGGTGGCGAGAAGTTCGAGCACATTTACGCCGTGGACCGCGATGAGACGATCTTCCGCGGCCTGGACCGCGAGGGCCTCACTCCGGATGACATCCACCTCGTCATCAACACCCACCTGCACTTCGATCACGCGGGCCGCAACGTCACCGCGCTGGGCGAACCCACCTTCCCGAACGCCCGGTACGTGGTGCAGAAGCAGGAACTGCACGACGCCCGCCACCCCCACGAACGCAGCCGCGCCAGCTACATCCCCGCCTACTACGAGCCCATCGCCGACGCGGGCCTGTTCGACGTGGTGGACGGCGAGACGGAACTCCGCCCCGGCCTGAAAGTGATCCCGCTGCCCGGCCACAACCTCGGCCAGCAGGGCGTGATGCTGGAACGGGGCGGCGAGACGCTGGTGTACACCGCCGACCTGCTCACCACCCTGGCGCACGCCCCCACCGCCTGGGTGATCGGCTACGACCTGTACCCCGTCACGAACGTGGAGCAGCGCAAGCAGCACTTCCCCGAATGGCACGAGAGGAACGCCCTGATCTGCACGCCCCACGACCCGCAGCACCCCTTCGGGCGTCTCGTACCGCACCCGAAAGGCGGCTACCGGGCGGCGCCGGACAGCCCCGAGAACTGA
- a CDS encoding undecaprenyl-diphosphate phosphatase, with product MDWVYAIIYGIVEGITEFLPISSTGHLILTGNLMGVPWTKEVKDAFEVVIQGGAILSVLVYYWRDFLKLRDVGTDRTQQQLWSGVLVATIPAVILGLLLGDRIQEVLFKPSVVAWALIVGGVLMWLIENRRVQPDVHAIEGIGLPKALMIGALQCLALLWPGFSRSASSILGGMALGLDRPTATKFSFYLGVPTLGGAALLNLIQDREIIFGEIGLVNVLLGAGVSFVVAYLAIGWLLKFVSTNNFKGFAVYRVLVGALILVLVATGVMSNGSLG from the coding sequence ATGGACTGGGTGTACGCCATCATTTACGGAATCGTCGAGGGCATCACGGAATTCCTTCCCATCAGCTCCACCGGTCACCTGATCCTGACCGGGAACCTGATGGGCGTCCCGTGGACGAAGGAAGTCAAGGACGCCTTCGAGGTCGTCATTCAGGGCGGCGCGATCCTGAGCGTGCTGGTGTACTACTGGCGGGACTTCCTGAAACTCAGGGACGTCGGCACCGACCGCACCCAGCAGCAGCTGTGGAGCGGCGTGCTGGTCGCCACGATTCCCGCCGTGATCCTGGGCCTTCTGCTGGGTGACCGGATTCAGGAGGTGCTGTTCAAACCCAGCGTGGTCGCCTGGGCGCTGATCGTGGGCGGCGTGCTGATGTGGCTGATCGAGAACCGCCGCGTGCAGCCGGATGTGCACGCCATCGAAGGCATCGGCCTGCCCAAGGCCCTGATGATCGGCGCGTTGCAGTGCCTGGCCCTGCTGTGGCCCGGGTTCTCCCGCAGCGCCAGCAGCATTCTGGGCGGCATGGCCCTGGGTCTGGACCGCCCGACCGCCACGAAGTTCAGCTTCTACCTGGGCGTGCCCACGCTGGGCGGCGCGGCCCTGCTGAACCTCATTCAGGACCGCGAGATCATCTTCGGGGAGATCGGGCTGGTCAATGTGCTGCTGGGCGCTGGCGTGAGCTTCGTGGTGGCGTACCTGGCGATCGGGTGGCTGCTGAAGTTCGTGTCCACCAACAACTTCAAGGGCTTCGCCGTGTACCGCGTCCTGGTGGGCGCCCTGATCCTGGTGCTGGTCGCCACCGGCGTCATGAGCAACGGCAGCCTCGGCTGA
- a CDS encoding GNAT family N-acetyltransferase: MTESSQPTLHHNAERRQYELYLNGELVALAAYAQSGGTVVLNHTETAPAHQGQGYAAQVMEFALNDVRSQGLRANPQCSFAAQFVADHPEYADLVAR, encoded by the coding sequence ATGACCGAGTCCTCGCAGCCCACCCTGCACCACAACGCGGAGCGCCGGCAGTACGAACTGTACCTGAACGGCGAACTGGTCGCCCTGGCCGCCTACGCCCAGAGCGGCGGCACGGTGGTCCTGAACCACACCGAGACCGCCCCGGCCCACCAGGGGCAGGGGTATGCCGCGCAGGTGATGGAGTTCGCGCTGAACGATGTCCGCTCGCAGGGCCTCCGGGCGAACCCGCAGTGCTCGTTCGCGGCGCAGTTCGTGGCGGACCACCCGGAGTACGCGGACCTCGTCGCCCGCTGA
- the argC gene encoding N-acetyl-gamma-glutamyl-phosphate reductase: MSEQKTVAIVGGSGYAGGEFLRLALNHPNLKVTQVTSERSAGLPVTMVHPNLRSRSNLKFTKMAELQDADIVVLALPHGSAAKRIAEFEARGRVIVDLSADFRLKDPEVYRATYGEDHPAPDKLGEWVYGNPELHRAELRDATRIACAGCFATSVILALYPLLKLGVLLPKDIIATGLVGSSAAGASSSDASHHPERAGSLRVYKPIGHRHTAEAQQELPGNFPLHLTAISTPRVRGILTTIQAWIPDGYSDRDVWSAYREVYGQEPFIRIVKVAKGIHRYPDPMLLDGTNFCDLGFEMDNDTGRVVLMSAIDNLGKGTAGHALQSLNIAHGWEETLGLEFTGLHPV; the protein is encoded by the coding sequence ATGAGTGAGCAGAAAACAGTCGCGATCGTGGGCGGCAGCGGGTACGCGGGCGGGGAGTTCCTGCGCCTGGCGCTGAACCACCCGAACCTGAAGGTCACGCAGGTGACCAGTGAACGCAGTGCGGGCCTGCCCGTCACCATGGTCCACCCCAACCTGCGCAGCCGGTCCAACCTGAAGTTCACGAAGATGGCCGAGTTGCAGGACGCGGACATCGTGGTGCTGGCCCTGCCGCATGGCAGCGCGGCCAAGCGCATCGCGGAGTTCGAGGCTCGGGGCCGGGTGATCGTGGATCTGTCCGCCGACTTCCGCCTGAAGGACCCCGAGGTGTACCGGGCCACGTACGGCGAGGACCACCCCGCGCCGGACAAACTGGGCGAGTGGGTGTACGGCAACCCGGAACTGCACCGCGCGGAGCTGAGGGACGCCACGCGCATCGCCTGCGCCGGCTGCTTCGCGACCAGCGTGATCCTGGCCCTGTACCCGCTGCTGAAACTGGGGGTGCTGTTGCCCAAGGACATCATCGCCACGGGCCTGGTGGGGTCCAGTGCGGCCGGGGCGAGCAGCAGTGACGCCTCGCACCACCCGGAACGCGCCGGGAGTCTGAGGGTGTACAAGCCGATCGGGCACCGCCACACCGCCGAGGCGCAGCAGGAACTGCCGGGGAACTTCCCCCTGCACCTCACGGCCATCAGCACGCCCCGCGTGCGCGGCATCCTGACCACCATCCAGGCCTGGATTCCGGACGGGTACAGCGACCGGGACGTGTGGAGCGCCTACCGCGAGGTGTACGGGCAGGAGCCGTTCATCCGGATCGTGAAGGTCGCCAAGGGCATTCACCGCTACCCGGACCCGATGCTGCTGGACGGCACGAACTTCTGCGACCTGGGCTTCGAGATGGACAACGACACCGGCCGCGTGGTCCTGATGAGCGCCATCGACAACCTCGGGAAGGGCACCGCCGGGCACGCCCTCCAGAGCCTGAACATCGCGCACGGGTGGGAGGAGACGCTGGGCCTGGAGTTCACGGGCCTGCATCCCGTCTGA